A window from Fragaria vesca subsp. vesca linkage group LG5, FraVesHawaii_1.0, whole genome shotgun sequence encodes these proteins:
- the LOC101300347 gene encoding uncharacterized protein LOC101300347, which produces MPSTHNPATGSSSPLTSLGRSIWTRREQFHSIETNHESSAQELELQSFQKHVADLFHDLSAVGADELLSIAWTLKLLDVFVSCLEEFRGIFLKNKEYISKPPMDHWIDEYLERSLKALDICNASRDGIEKIRMWHKHLEIVLCALDSRQRAYCEGQFRRARKALMDLALEMLDGRDSGSAFSQRNWSFGRHNTRKDRHRHTSSGHSRSHSWSTSASWSAAKQLQSIANNLVAPRGNENAATNGLAGSVFTMSSVLIFVMSSLVAAIPCQDRGLNTHFSIPPQFPWGIPLISLHERIMEESKKRERQSSNGLLKEIYQVEKCTRQMTDFADLVQFPLTEEQKMELEQVLEELASICEKFKNGLGPLERQIRDVFRRIMNCRTEGLELLSKATNLE; this is translated from the coding sequence ATGCCTTCTACACATAATCCTGCAACAGGTTCTTCTTCACCTTTGACTTCATTAGGTCGCTCCATTTGGACTCGGCGAGAACAGTTTCATTCAATTGAAACTAATCATGAGTCTAGTGCCCAGGAGTTGGAGCTTCAGTCTTTTCAGAAACATGTTGCAGACCTATTCCATGACTTGTCAGCTGTTGGTGCTGATGAGCTGCTCTCTATTGCGTGGACTCTGAAGCTTTTAGATGTTTTTGTCAGCTGCCTAGAAGAATTCAGAGGTATCTTTCTGAAGAACAAAGAATATATTTCTAAACCGCCCATGGACCATTGGATTGATGAATATTTAGAAAGGAGTTTGAAGGCACTTGACATTTGCAATGCATCACGTGATGGGATTGAGAAGATTCGTATGTGGCATAAGCATTTAGAGATTGTTCTGTGTGCCTTGGATTCTCGCCAGAGGGCATATTGTGAGGGCCAATTCCGTCGAGCAAGAAAGGCTTTGATGGATTTGGCACTTGAAATGCTTGATGGGAGAGACTCTGGCTCTGCATTTTCACAGCGGAACTGGTCTTTTGGGCGTCACAACACAAGAAAGGATCGCCACCGCCATACCTCATCAGGACATTCTCGCTCTCACTCATGGAGCACATCTGCTTCTTGGTCTGCAGCTAAGCAGCTGCAATCAATTGCAAACAACCTGGTAGCACCTCGTGGAAATGAGAATGCTGCAACCAATGGCCTCGCAGGATCTGTATTCACAATGAGTTCTGTGCTCATTTTTGTTATGTCGTCACTTGTGGCTGCAATACCTTGTCAGGATCGAGGTCTTAATACTCATTTTTCCATTCCACCACAGTTTCCCTGGGGTATCCCCCTAATTTCACTTCACGAACGGATAATGGAAGAATCTAAAAAGCGGGAGCGTCAGAGCTCCAACGGATTGCTGAAGGAGATTTATCAGGTTGAGAAATGCACTCGTCAGATGACAGACTTTGCTGATCTGGTTCAATTCCCATTGACAGAGGAACAGAAAATGGAACTTGAACAAGTACTTGAGGAGCTAGCGTCGATCTGTGAGAAGTTTAAGAATGGATTGGGTCCATTGGAACGCCAAATTCGGGATGTATTCCGCAGGATTATGAATTGCCGAACTGAGGGTCTTGAACTGTTGAGTAAGGCTACCAATCTGGAGTAA